The Pseudoalteromonas rubra region CCGATCAGATCCGTGGTGTGGAATTCTTACGCACACTGGATTATGTCGACCCGTCACGCATCGGGATTTATGGCCACAGTTATGGCGGTTATATGGCACTGATGACTATGTTTAAAGCAGGTGATTACTTTACGGCGGGCGTATCTGGCGCGCCAGTAACAGACTGGGCACTGTATGACACGCATTACACTGAACGTTACCTGGGACATCCACAAACCAATGCAAAAGGCTACGAGCAAAGCGCGGTATTCCCCTACACAGACGGTCTGAAAGGCCCGCTGATGATCTATCACGGGATGGCGGATGACAACGTGTTGTTTACCCATGCGACGAAGCTGTTCAAACAATTACAAGATGAAGCAAAGCCTTTTGAAATGATGACCTATCCGGGCTCTAAGCACAGCCTGCGTGGTAAAAAAGTGCAGACGCATCTGCATCAGACCATCACCAACTTCTTTAATCGTCACTTTGACATGAAGTAACACACAGACACGGGCCATCGCTGGCCCGTGTCACCTATACGCACAAACACTCCCTGACACTATTCGACAAATAGCTAATTGCCTTACGCTTTCCTCAGTAAATATATTATTCACTTGATTTAGAACAAGTTTTACCTCTGACCTTGTTGCAGAATACGCAATCATAGCTGATTCAGTGCACAATCTTGTGCTTTAAAAAGGAGTAGGTGCTATGGCATTTTTAAGACAGTTCACCATATTTGGCCGCCTTGCGATGTTGGTGTGCGTCGTCGTGCTTGGCCTGAGCGCACTGGGCATAATGAATTTGCAGCAGCAATATCAGGCATTGAGTGAACAGCAATACGAAAAAACCAAGAACCTGGTAGAAACAGCCCATAGCCTGATCGCCCACTTTCATCAGGCACAGCTCATCGGCACACTCAGCGAAAGTCAGGCCAAAAACGCCGCTCTGAGCGCACTGAAAGACCTCAGATACGATGAAAACAATTACTTTTGGGTCAATGATCATTACCCTCGCATGGTGATGCACCCATTTAAGCCCCAACTCAATGGCCAGTCACTACGTGATAGTAAAGACCCAGACGGAGTTGCGCTGTTTCAGGAAATGGTGGCCGTTGTTAACAGTCAGGGAGATGGCTTTGTGCCGTACAAATGGCCCAAACCCGGCAAGTCTGCACCCGTCGACAAGATTTCTTATGTAAAAGGCTTTGCTCCGTGGCAGTGGATCTTAGGCTCTGGTGTGTATCTTGATAATATCGACGAGCAATTTGCTCAACTGCGCAATCAGATGCTGTTTAATATCGTCGCACTGCTCATCGTGCTGATAATTCTGAGCTTTATCATCGGCAATAGCGTGTTACAACCGATGCGTGCAGCTGCCGACATGATGCGAGACATTTCTCAGGGTGAGGGCGACCTGACACAGCAACTTGATGAACATGGCCGTGATGAGATCTCACGCCTGTCTCGTTTTTTTAATGCCTATACAAGTAAAATGCGCCGCTCGATCACCTCGGTCGCGGGCAATGCCGCAGAAGTAGAAGCACTGGCCGATCGCGTAGATGACACGGGTGAGGTAAACCTAGAATACATTGAACGTCAGAATGACAGCAGTCGCCAGGTCGCAACAGCCGTTGAGCAAATGAGTGCCCAAATCAAAGAGATCAGCCAACATGCTGAGGCTGCAGAGCAGGCAGCCGGAGATGCAATGCGCACCAGTGAAACCGGTAAAACCACCATCAGTGCCACCATCAGTGCCATAGGTACGCTATCAGACACCATTGAAGAGGTCAGTGTGGTGACGCAGGCACTCGCAGAAGAGAGCCAGCATATTGGCTCAGTGCTGGACGTGATCCGGGGTATTTCGGAGCAGACCAACCTACTCGCACTGAATGCCGCCATCGAAGCTGCCCGAGCCGGAGAGCAAGGTCGGGGGTTTGCAGTCGTGGCAGACGAAGTACGTACACTGGCAAGTCGCACCGGACAAAGTACCGATGAGATCCAGACCATGATTGAAAAGTTACAAAAAGGCGCTCAGGCCGCTGTTGATGCCGTGCAAAACAGTCAACGTCTTTCTGCCAATACCGTGAGTCAGGTCCACGAGGCTGAGCAGGCATTGAGTGAAATTGAGCGTCTGATCACCGTCATTCTGGAAATGAACGGCCTGATCGCGCGTGCGACGGATGAACAAAGCAGTGCAGCTGCCGATGTGAATGTGCGTATTAGCGACCTGTCAGA contains the following coding sequences:
- a CDS encoding methyl-accepting chemotaxis protein codes for the protein MAFLRQFTIFGRLAMLVCVVVLGLSALGIMNLQQQYQALSEQQYEKTKNLVETAHSLIAHFHQAQLIGTLSESQAKNAALSALKDLRYDENNYFWVNDHYPRMVMHPFKPQLNGQSLRDSKDPDGVALFQEMVAVVNSQGDGFVPYKWPKPGKSAPVDKISYVKGFAPWQWILGSGVYLDNIDEQFAQLRNQMLFNIVALLIVLIILSFIIGNSVLQPMRAAADMMRDISQGEGDLTQQLDEHGRDEISRLSRFFNAYTSKMRRSITSVAGNAAEVEALADRVDDTGEVNLEYIERQNDSSRQVATAVEQMSAQIKEISQHAEAAEQAAGDAMRTSETGKTTISATISAIGTLSDTIEEVSVVTQALAEESQHIGSVLDVIRGISEQTNLLALNAAIEAARAGEQGRGFAVVADEVRTLASRTGQSTDEIQTMIEKLQKGAQAAVDAVQNSQRLSANTVSQVHEAEQALSEIERLITVILEMNGLIARATDEQSSAAADVNVRISDLSDATHHSLDTTQTLSQASKELKQASHQLAQIVESFKV